In Salmo salar chromosome ssa03, Ssal_v3.1, whole genome shotgun sequence, a single genomic region encodes these proteins:
- the LOC106598521 gene encoding BMP/retinoic acid-inducible neural-specific protein 3 gives MSCQGICLRRLSVLFLWEGLALILCCCWTGTWVVTAAAGPSDDGGTAGPMGWLLSDKGPFHHSLEFTESVERHQQGYTTRYKMFREFGRWKVNSLAVERRDGSGLAPPLDPDFMGTVRQLGRRPTLRRITETIIKKYGTHLLLSATLGGEESLTIFVDKRKLSRGPEPGAGAEGSSHNNTGAGVVTLEALHQLAASYFTDRENTLRRLHHLQIASTAIRVTETRTGPLGCSNYDNLDSVSSVLVHSPENKIQLQGLQVILPAYLRSRFVTAALSYIGCNSEGQFVCRASDCWCQCSPDFPQCNCPQTDLQALENNLLRLREAWTLANEEFEESEEFQSFVGRLPTHYAVNKSVVEHLWRTDGGLLQRYRQLETTRGLLLDKARHTANKLFSLIKRCRHQPRIVLHRERPLRYWLSYILSLLYCSENDHIGVYSEQTRSCSCPYHHSSCQGPVPCSVGEGPRCASCSPENRTRCSSCNPGFFLGQGLCRPAVPDPTDPYLGLESDRDLQDLELRYLLQRRDPRIALHAIFVSSDVRLNAWFDPSWRKRMLLTLKSNRYKSKRVHMLLGVTLQVCLTKNSTLEPALSVFVNPFGGSHSESWTMPIGQHGYPDWKRTKLDIPLDCYNWTLTLGNRWKSFFETVHFYLRSRIRDSGPGSEVEGHRNASRAYFEPPEGAVEPVEAYSSQNMGYMKINSMQLFGYSMHFDPDAIQDLILQLDYPYTQGSQDSALLQLVEVRYRVNRLSPPGAQPMDLFSCLLRQRLKLSSSEVTRILASLQAFSARQPNSVEYEATKLCS, from the exons ATGAGCTGCCAGGGTATCTGTCTTAGACGACTGTCTGTGCTGTTCCTGTGGGAGGGGCTCGCTCTGATCCTGTGCTGCTGCTGGACCGGGACTTGGGTTGTTACTGCTGCGGCAGGAcccagtgatgatggtggtaccGCTGGGCCCATGGGCTGGTTGCTGTCGGACAAAGGGCCCTTCCACCACTCTTTGGAGTTCACTGAGTCGGTGGAGAGACACCAGCAGGGCTACACTACCAGATACAAGATGTTCAG GGAGTTCGGCCGATGGAAAGTCAACAGCCTGGCGGTGGAGAGGCGGGACGGCAGCGGCCTGGCTCCGCCCCTCGACCCTGACTTCATGGGCACAGTCAGGCAGTTGGGGCGGCGGCCCACCCTCCGCAGGATCACTGAGACCATTATCAAGAAGTACGGGACTCACCTCCTGCTGTCCGCCACTCTTGGAG GGGAGGAGTCCTTGACGATATTTGTGGATAAGCGGAAGCTGAGCCGAGGCCCAGAACCAGGGGCTGGAGCTGAGGGTAGCAGCCACAACAATACGGGGGCTGGGGTGGTGACCCTGGAGGCCCTTCACCAGCTGGCTGCCTCCTACTTTACCGACAGGGAGAACACCCTGCGCCGGCTCCACCACCTCCAGATCGCCTCCACCGCCATCAGG GTGACTGAAACCAGGACAGGCCCCCTTGGATGCAGTAACTATGATAACCTTGACTCTGTCAGCTCAGTACTGGTCCACAGTCCAGAAAACAAGATCCAATTACAAG GACTCCAGGTCATTCTGCCAGCGTACCTGCGGAGCCGCTTCGTCACGGCAGCCCTCAGCTACATCGGCTGCAACTCGGAGGGCCAGTTTGTGTGCAGGGCCAGTGACTGCTGGTGCCAGTGCAGCCCGGACTTCCCACAGTGCAACTGTCCACAGACGGACCTCCAGGCCCTGGAGAACAACCTGCTCCGCCTCAGAGAGGCCTGGACACTGGCCAACGAGGAGTTTGAGGAATCAG AGGAGTTCCAGAGCTTCGTCGGAAGGCTGCCAACCCATTACGCTGTGAACAAATCTGTCGTGGAGCACTTGTGGAGGACGGATGGGGGTCTGCTCCAGCGCTACAGGCAGCTAGAGACCACGAGAGGCCTGCTTCTCGACAAAGCGCGCCACACCGCTAACAAGCTCTTCAGCCTCATTAAGAGATGCCGCCATCAGCCCAGAATTGTGCTGCACAGGGAGAG acCCCTCCGCTACTGGCTGAGCTACATCCTGTCCCTCCTGTACTGCAGTGAGAACGACCACATCGGCGTGTACTCTGAGCAGACCAGGAGCTGTTCCTGCCCCTACCACCACTCTTCCTGCCAGGGCCCCGTCCCCTGCTCTGTGGGAGAAGGCCCCCGCTGTGCATCTTGTTCCCCCGAGAACCGCACCCGCTGCTCCAGCTGCAACCCGGGCTTCTTTCTAGGCCAGGGGCTCTGCCGACCCGCCGTACCTGACCCCACGGATCCTTACCTGGGTTTGGAGAGCGACCGCGACCTTCAGGACTTGGAGCTGCGCTACCTACTCCAGCGCCGTGACCCGCGCATTGCCCTGCACGCCATCTTCGTCAGCAGCGATGTGCGCCTCAACGCCTGGTTCGACCCATCGTGGCGGAAGAGGATGCTGCTGACGCTGAAGAGCAACCGCTACAAGTCCAAACGCGTGCACATGCTCCTGGGGGTGACGCTCCAGGTGTGCCTGACCAAGAACAGCACGCTGGAGCCTGCGCTGTCCGTGTTCGTCAACCCATTCGGGGGCAGCCACTCGGAGAGCTGGACCATGCCGATCGGCCAGCATGGCTACCCTGACTGGAAGAGGACCAAACTGGATATCCCCCTGGACTGCTACAACTGGACCTTGACACTGGGCAACCGGTGGAAGAGCTTTTTCGAGACTGTCCATTTCTACCTGCGGAGCCGCATTAGGGATTCGGGGCCAGGCTCGGAGGTTGAGGGACACAGAAACGCTAGTAGAGCGTACTTTGAACCACCAGAGGGCGCCGTGGAACCTGTGGAGGCGTATTCATCCCAGAACATGGGCTACATGAAGATCAACAGCATGCAGCTGTTTGGATACAGCATGCACTTTGACCCAGACGCAATCCAGGACCTAATCCTGCAGCTGGACTACCCGTACACCCAGGGATCCCAGGACTCAGCCCTGCTGCAGCTGGTAGAGGTCCGCTATAGGGTCAACCGCCTCTCCCCTCCAGGAGCTCAGCCCATGGACCTGTTCTCGTGTCTGCTCCGTCAAAGACTGAAACTGTCCAGTTCAGAAGTGACCAGAATCCTCGCTTCTCTACAGGCTTTCAGTGCCAGACAACCAAACTCTGTGGAGTACGAGGCAACCAAGCTATGTAGTTAA